A portion of the Scleropages formosus chromosome 15, fSclFor1.1, whole genome shotgun sequence genome contains these proteins:
- the LOC108921814 gene encoding myristoylated alanine-rich C-kinase substrate-like has product MGAQTSKTATKAEVDAEKQEDAAVSPTKSNGQENGHTKVNGDASDAAAQDEAQVNGTAQAEEGLKEEPDKAEAEPAEKEAEDKTEAVPAAEGTAASEDGASGSGEAKKKKRFSFKKPFKLSGFSFKKNKKEAEGEAAATSSEEGASTSPEEGKEATTDEVPAVEEAGPASDDVGENQEVTTSQGDKPEETTEEELETVTPTATEPQQKTEDAEQDTEVKPAEDSIQEKTSDSEVPAPAE; this is encoded by the exons ATGGGAGCGCAGACCTCCAAGACCGCAACAAAAGCCGAGGTTGACGCCGAGAAGCAGGAAGACGCCGCCGTGTCTCCGACCAAATCCAACGGGCAG GAAAATGGACATACAAAGGTGAATGGTGACGCATCTGATGCAGCAGCCCAGGATGAAGCCCAGGTCAACGGAACTGCCCAGGCTGAAGAGGGCCTGAAAGAGGAGCCTGACAAGGCAGAGGCAGAGCCTGCTGAGAAGGAAGCAGAGGACAAAACGGAGGCTGTTCCAGCAGCTGAGGGCACTGCTGCATCAGAGGATGGTGCCTCGGGCAGTGGAGaggcaaagaaaaagaagcGCTTCTCTTTCAAGAAACCCTTCAAGCTCAGCGGATTCTCtttcaaaaagaacaaaaaggagGCAGAGGGCGAGGCAGCAGCAACCTCCTCGGAAGAGGGGGCCTCCACCTCTCCAGAGGAGGGCAAAGAGGCCACTACTGATGAGGTCCCTGCTGTGGAAGAGGCTGGCCCCGCCAGTGACgatgtgggagaaaaccaggaGGTGACCACCTCTCAGGGGGACAAACCGGAGGAGACCACAGAAGAGGAGCTGGAAACGGTGACTCCAACAGCAACCGAACCTCAGCAGAAAACGGAAGATGCTGAACAAGATACTGAGGTCAAACCTGCTGAAGATTCCATACAAGAGAAAACATCTGATTCTGAGGTGCCTGCCCCTGCTGAGTAA
- the col10a1a gene encoding collagen, type X, alpha 1a isoform X2 yields the protein MELRVTSVLLLLLGLTVVHGERYYVKKPAKHQYQPYAVKGHVPMAGDQGPPGEPGAPGEPGQPGPPGPPGIGLPGPEGPPGPPGPAGYSAAGKPGTPGGPGKPGDRGSTGPRGETGAPGPQGPRGMPGPAGSPGPAGISSPGKSGPQGATGPMGPRGEPGIKGHPGAPGLPGQKGERGYGIPGAPGERGATGPMGPAGQPGQPGVGKPGKPGFPGEPGKSGTPGRDGASGPMGPSGAKGQPGTPGVGMPGKPGENGAPGMPGPMGPKGPQGATGAPGEPGIPGYGKPGVSGQKGERGVVGSPGTTGQKGEPGPMGHTGHTGATGATGPAGPQGPRGFQGEHGAPGAKGDSGAMGPQGPKGAKGDQGSRGSDGKSGYPGAAGPVGPRGATGAPGSKGEQGYTGAPGTPGAAGPVGPKGNPGHDGAPGERGEDGTPGARGPVGPPGPSGLPGAKGHPGLPGSPGPAGVVAKGVPGPRGPPGLPGSRGQDGIPGPAGPPGPPGPPGEVIFEKGVSPEIMLPGELVKVPTSAFSALLNKPYPPAGEPIQFDIIVYNAENHYDPNSGIFTCHVPGVYYFSYNLHVNGAHALVALYKNDEPVVFTYDEYNKGFLDQMSGSTVLALQEEDRVYVKMPNDDANGVFAAENVHCSFSGFLIAST from the exons ATGGAACTGCGAGTGACAAGCGTCCTTCTTCTGCTCCTGGGCTTGACCGTGGTACACGGAGAGCGGTACTACGTCAAGAAACCAGCTAAGCACCAGTACCAGCCATATGCCGTGAAGGGTCATG TGCCAATGGCAGGAGATCAAGGTCCCCCAGGAGAGCCAGGTGCCCCAGGTGAGCCAGGACAGCCAGGACCTCCCGGCCCCCCTGGTATTGGGCTTCCAGGACCAGAGGGACCCCCTGGACCTCCAGGACCAGCCGGTTATTCTGCAGCTGGGAAACCAGGTACTCCAGGTGGACCTGGAAAACCTGGTGACAGAGGCTCAACTGGTCCAAGGGGAGAGACAGGTGCTCCCGGGCCTCAGGGTCCCAGAGGTATGCCTGGCCCTGCTGGTAGCCCTGGACCTGCTGGTATCTCCTCACCTGGCAAATCTGGACCACAAGGTGCTACTGGACCTATGGGTCCAAGAGGCGAGCCTGGTATTAAGGGACACCCTGGTGCTCCTGGCTTGCCTGGACAGAAGGGAGAGAGGGGCTATGGCATTCCAGGTGCCCCAGGTGAGAGAGGTGCTACTGGGCCAATGGGTCCTGCTGGACAGCCTGGGCAGCCTGGTGTTGGAAAGCCAGGCAAACCCGGATTTCCTGGCGAGCCAGGAAAGTCAGGTACACCAGGTCGTGATGGGGCTTCGGGACCAATGGGACCGTCTGGGGCAAAGGGCCAGCCTGGAACTCCAGGGGTAGGAATGCCAGGAAAGCCTGGTGAGAATGGTGCTCCAGGTATGCCTGGCCCCATGGGGCCTAAAGGTCCACAGGGTGCTACCGGTGCACCAGGAGAGCCTGGCATTCCTGGCTATGGAAAACCAGGAGTTTCTGGACagaaaggagaaagaggagttGTTGGTAGTCCTGGTACAACTGGTCAGAAGGGAGAGCCTGGACCTATGGGTCATACTGGTCACACAGGTGCAACTGGTGCTACAGGTCCAGCTGGTCCTCAAGGCCCCAGGGGTTTCCAGGGAGAGCATGGAGCACCCGGAGCTAAAGGTGATAGTGGTGCAATGGGACCACAGGGGCCAAAGGGAGCTAAGGGTGATCAAGGGTCACGGGGTTCTGATGGCAAATCAGGTTACCCTGGAGCTGCCGGTCCAGTTGGTCCACGAGGAGCTACCGGAGCTCCAGGTAGCAAGGGTGAGCAGGGATACACTGGTGCACCTGGTACCCCAGGAGCAGCAGGGCCTGTAGGGCCTAAAGGAAATCCAGGACATGATGGGGCTCCCGGGGAAAGAGGAGAGGATGGAACTCCAGGAGCAAGAGGACCAGTTGGTCCTCCTGGTCCTTCTGGTCTGCCAGGTGCCAAGGGTCACCCTGGTCTTCCTGGGTCTCCTGGCCCTGCAGGTGTAGTTGCAAAGGGAGTGCCTGGTCCTCGGGGTCCTCCTGGCCTTCCTGGTTCCAGGGGTCAAGATGGTatcccaggacctgctggaccTCCCGGCCCACCCGGTCCCCCTGGTGAAGTAATTTTCGAGAAGGGCGTGTCCCCTGAGATTATGTTGCCTGGTGAGCTTGTCAAAGTCCCTACTTCTGCTTTCTCAGCTCTGCTGAACAAACCTTACCCTCCTGCTGGAGAGCCCATTCAGTTTGACATTATTGTGTACAATGCAGAGAATCACTATGATCCTAACAGTGGAATCTTTACCTGCCATGTGCCTGGAGTCTACTACTTTAGCTACAACCTGCATGTGAATGGTGCTCATGCTCTGGTGGCTCTCTACAAGAATGATGAACCCGTTGTGTTCACTTACGATGAGTACAACAAAGGTTTCCTGGATCAAATGTCCGGCAGCACTGTCCTGGCTCTCCAGGAGGAGGACAGAGTCTATGTGAAAATGCCAAATGATGATGCCAATGGCGTCTTTGCCGCAGAGAACGTGCACTGCTCTTTCTCTGGCTTCCTGATTGCCTCGACGTGA
- the col10a1a gene encoding collagen, type X, alpha 1a isoform X1, with product MELRVTSVLLLLLGLTVVHGERYYVKKPAKHQYQPYAVKGHVVPMAGDQGPPGEPGAPGEPGQPGPPGPPGIGLPGPEGPPGPPGPAGYSAAGKPGTPGGPGKPGDRGSTGPRGETGAPGPQGPRGMPGPAGSPGPAGISSPGKSGPQGATGPMGPRGEPGIKGHPGAPGLPGQKGERGYGIPGAPGERGATGPMGPAGQPGQPGVGKPGKPGFPGEPGKSGTPGRDGASGPMGPSGAKGQPGTPGVGMPGKPGENGAPGMPGPMGPKGPQGATGAPGEPGIPGYGKPGVSGQKGERGVVGSPGTTGQKGEPGPMGHTGHTGATGATGPAGPQGPRGFQGEHGAPGAKGDSGAMGPQGPKGAKGDQGSRGSDGKSGYPGAAGPVGPRGATGAPGSKGEQGYTGAPGTPGAAGPVGPKGNPGHDGAPGERGEDGTPGARGPVGPPGPSGLPGAKGHPGLPGSPGPAGVVAKGVPGPRGPPGLPGSRGQDGIPGPAGPPGPPGPPGEVIFEKGVSPEIMLPGELVKVPTSAFSALLNKPYPPAGEPIQFDIIVYNAENHYDPNSGIFTCHVPGVYYFSYNLHVNGAHALVALYKNDEPVVFTYDEYNKGFLDQMSGSTVLALQEEDRVYVKMPNDDANGVFAAENVHCSFSGFLIAST from the exons ATGGAACTGCGAGTGACAAGCGTCCTTCTTCTGCTCCTGGGCTTGACCGTGGTACACGGAGAGCGGTACTACGTCAAGAAACCAGCTAAGCACCAGTACCAGCCATATGCCGTGAAGGGTCATG TAGTGCCAATGGCAGGAGATCAAGGTCCCCCAGGAGAGCCAGGTGCCCCAGGTGAGCCAGGACAGCCAGGACCTCCCGGCCCCCCTGGTATTGGGCTTCCAGGACCAGAGGGACCCCCTGGACCTCCAGGACCAGCCGGTTATTCTGCAGCTGGGAAACCAGGTACTCCAGGTGGACCTGGAAAACCTGGTGACAGAGGCTCAACTGGTCCAAGGGGAGAGACAGGTGCTCCCGGGCCTCAGGGTCCCAGAGGTATGCCTGGCCCTGCTGGTAGCCCTGGACCTGCTGGTATCTCCTCACCTGGCAAATCTGGACCACAAGGTGCTACTGGACCTATGGGTCCAAGAGGCGAGCCTGGTATTAAGGGACACCCTGGTGCTCCTGGCTTGCCTGGACAGAAGGGAGAGAGGGGCTATGGCATTCCAGGTGCCCCAGGTGAGAGAGGTGCTACTGGGCCAATGGGTCCTGCTGGACAGCCTGGGCAGCCTGGTGTTGGAAAGCCAGGCAAACCCGGATTTCCTGGCGAGCCAGGAAAGTCAGGTACACCAGGTCGTGATGGGGCTTCGGGACCAATGGGACCGTCTGGGGCAAAGGGCCAGCCTGGAACTCCAGGGGTAGGAATGCCAGGAAAGCCTGGTGAGAATGGTGCTCCAGGTATGCCTGGCCCCATGGGGCCTAAAGGTCCACAGGGTGCTACCGGTGCACCAGGAGAGCCTGGCATTCCTGGCTATGGAAAACCAGGAGTTTCTGGACagaaaggagaaagaggagttGTTGGTAGTCCTGGTACAACTGGTCAGAAGGGAGAGCCTGGACCTATGGGTCATACTGGTCACACAGGTGCAACTGGTGCTACAGGTCCAGCTGGTCCTCAAGGCCCCAGGGGTTTCCAGGGAGAGCATGGAGCACCCGGAGCTAAAGGTGATAGTGGTGCAATGGGACCACAGGGGCCAAAGGGAGCTAAGGGTGATCAAGGGTCACGGGGTTCTGATGGCAAATCAGGTTACCCTGGAGCTGCCGGTCCAGTTGGTCCACGAGGAGCTACCGGAGCTCCAGGTAGCAAGGGTGAGCAGGGATACACTGGTGCACCTGGTACCCCAGGAGCAGCAGGGCCTGTAGGGCCTAAAGGAAATCCAGGACATGATGGGGCTCCCGGGGAAAGAGGAGAGGATGGAACTCCAGGAGCAAGAGGACCAGTTGGTCCTCCTGGTCCTTCTGGTCTGCCAGGTGCCAAGGGTCACCCTGGTCTTCCTGGGTCTCCTGGCCCTGCAGGTGTAGTTGCAAAGGGAGTGCCTGGTCCTCGGGGTCCTCCTGGCCTTCCTGGTTCCAGGGGTCAAGATGGTatcccaggacctgctggaccTCCCGGCCCACCCGGTCCCCCTGGTGAAGTAATTTTCGAGAAGGGCGTGTCCCCTGAGATTATGTTGCCTGGTGAGCTTGTCAAAGTCCCTACTTCTGCTTTCTCAGCTCTGCTGAACAAACCTTACCCTCCTGCTGGAGAGCCCATTCAGTTTGACATTATTGTGTACAATGCAGAGAATCACTATGATCCTAACAGTGGAATCTTTACCTGCCATGTGCCTGGAGTCTACTACTTTAGCTACAACCTGCATGTGAATGGTGCTCATGCTCTGGTGGCTCTCTACAAGAATGATGAACCCGTTGTGTTCACTTACGATGAGTACAACAAAGGTTTCCTGGATCAAATGTCCGGCAGCACTGTCCTGGCTCTCCAGGAGGAGGACAGAGTCTATGTGAAAATGCCAAATGATGATGCCAATGGCGTCTTTGCCGCAGAGAACGTGCACTGCTCTTTCTCTGGCTTCCTGATTGCCTCGACGTGA